In Arthrobacter sp. PAMC25284, a single genomic region encodes these proteins:
- a CDS encoding DUF4862 family protein gives MSLIVGAYPAQPTGAAQRLFFDELARVRSIRGLELPYRAAGGEAWPSGAAEAWTAVVTAIPGTMQRLGEDGRFGLASNDPDGRRSALHFVAGIRSYVASLVDAGHPVEAVELHSAPALNASATALAESLKEVLDWDWCGSAIVIEHCDKPRRGQDPEKGFLPFSAEVEVVESLRAQGLGNLGMLVNWGRSVIETGESRTAADHVRQAREAGVLMGLMFSGCSPAQTEFGYPWIDAHLPAVEVDGAPASSLLNAHEIARCLAAAGQIPITGFKIGVPLDAVSAVERAGRLQQMCDLITGIMRP, from the coding sequence ATGTCGCTGATCGTCGGCGCCTATCCCGCCCAGCCCACGGGTGCCGCACAACGGTTGTTCTTTGACGAGCTGGCCCGGGTGCGGTCCATCCGCGGATTGGAGCTTCCGTACCGGGCAGCCGGCGGCGAGGCCTGGCCTTCCGGGGCGGCAGAGGCCTGGACGGCTGTGGTGACCGCAATTCCCGGCACTATGCAGCGTCTGGGGGAGGATGGCCGGTTCGGACTGGCCTCGAACGACCCGGACGGGAGGCGGTCCGCGCTGCACTTCGTGGCCGGGATCCGGAGTTACGTGGCCTCACTCGTCGACGCGGGCCACCCGGTGGAGGCAGTGGAACTCCATTCGGCGCCAGCCCTTAACGCCTCAGCAACAGCCCTGGCGGAGTCGCTCAAAGAGGTGCTGGACTGGGACTGGTGCGGCAGCGCGATCGTCATTGAACACTGCGACAAGCCGCGGCGCGGGCAAGACCCGGAGAAGGGATTCCTGCCCTTTAGCGCGGAAGTCGAGGTTGTGGAGTCTTTGCGGGCACAGGGTCTGGGCAATCTGGGAATGCTTGTGAACTGGGGCCGGTCGGTTATTGAAACGGGAGAGAGCCGCACGGCGGCGGACCACGTCCGCCAGGCCAGGGAAGCCGGCGTGCTCATGGGCCTGATGTTCTCTGGCTGCTCACCGGCGCAGACCGAGTTCGGGTATCCGTGGATTGACGCGCACCTGCCCGCCGTGGAGGTCGACGGCGCCCCGGCCAGCTCACTGCTGAACGCTCACGAAATCGCCCGCTGCCTGGCCGCGGCCGGACAGATTCCCATCACCGGCTTCAAGATCGGCGTGCCGCTCGACGCCGTATCCGCCGTCGAGCGGGCGGGGCGCCTCCAGCAGATGTGCGATCTGATAACCGGGATCATGCGCCCTTAG
- a CDS encoding exo-alpha-sialidase, whose translation MTSHVPNSDTAPVPAAEPCLEHVLAVRGLDGYRQYRIPALAVSVQGTVLAAYDGRPNLDDLPNPIDLLLRRSTDSGRTWGSQQVVRTGSGLNGYGDPSLLVDAETGRIFMFHAAGTQAGFFEAVAGLSPDDAVQHCDISISDDDGLTWQHRRITGQLKEHAAAGITGIFAASGQGVQVHAGPFRGRLVQQFVVLVRGGIMAASAYSDDHGDTWTLGELIGPGPDGQGPNENKVAVLADGRLLLHSRATPRRLAAVSTDGGHSWGPLRPVEDLPDPSDNGSLVRFDGMPTVVSYASRSSDDWLLATNNNDTRLRRNTVLSLSPDNGLTWPAKLVLCPGSSAYSTAARLPDGNIGVLYERQGYREIVFASIPAGQLTSQLTDQLTNQLTSQAPGSSNSGTGLVFHMELRSITPGRPTVWQNVGEFHVMAPDAGDWDVQTWKEIGQGYSPETAQIIGTREAQDLNYGPVSPGYKAGDMLAFTGRARNEGSLPASAVRLDGPGTGAFPPADLLPGDEALYFTPTYTVTAADVARGAAEVTYSVQGQYGAATVCRTRTFHFDTATGQVRTGPDPDK comes from the coding sequence ATGACATCCCATGTCCCGAATAGTGACACCGCCCCGGTACCTGCCGCCGAACCCTGCTTAGAACATGTCCTCGCTGTCCGCGGCCTTGACGGTTACCGGCAGTATCGCATTCCCGCCCTGGCCGTCTCGGTCCAGGGCACAGTGCTGGCTGCCTACGACGGCCGTCCCAACCTGGACGACCTCCCCAACCCGATAGACCTTTTACTGCGCCGCAGCACCGACAGCGGCCGGACCTGGGGCAGCCAACAGGTTGTCCGCACCGGCTCCGGCCTTAACGGATACGGCGACCCGAGCCTCCTCGTTGATGCCGAAACCGGACGGATCTTTATGTTCCACGCGGCCGGGACGCAGGCCGGCTTCTTTGAAGCCGTGGCGGGACTGAGCCCGGACGACGCCGTGCAGCATTGTGACATCAGCATTTCCGACGATGACGGGTTGACTTGGCAACACAGGCGCATCACCGGACAGCTCAAGGAGCACGCGGCCGCCGGGATTACAGGGATTTTCGCCGCGTCGGGTCAAGGCGTCCAAGTCCACGCCGGGCCGTTCCGGGGCAGGCTGGTGCAGCAGTTCGTGGTCCTGGTCAGGGGCGGGATTATGGCCGCCTCTGCCTACAGCGATGATCACGGCGATACCTGGACTCTCGGCGAACTCATCGGTCCAGGCCCGGACGGCCAGGGGCCGAACGAAAACAAAGTTGCCGTTTTGGCTGACGGCCGGCTGCTCCTGCACAGCAGGGCCACACCCCGCCGTCTCGCGGCGGTCTCGACGGACGGCGGGCATAGTTGGGGCCCGCTGCGCCCGGTCGAGGACTTGCCGGATCCCAGCGACAACGGATCCCTGGTGCGGTTTGACGGCATGCCGACGGTCGTTTCTTATGCCTCCCGATCCAGCGACGACTGGCTCCTGGCCACAAACAACAATGACACCCGGCTCCGGCGCAACACCGTCCTCAGCCTCTCCCCTGACAACGGGCTGACGTGGCCTGCCAAACTGGTCCTCTGCCCGGGCAGTTCCGCATATTCCACCGCGGCGCGGCTGCCGGACGGCAACATCGGGGTCCTCTACGAGCGCCAGGGCTATCGGGAAATAGTGTTCGCCTCCATCCCCGCCGGGCAGCTGACAAGCCAACTGACGGATCAACTGACGAATCAACTAACGTCCCAGGCGCCGGGTTCATCCAACTCCGGCACCGGGCTGGTGTTCCACATGGAACTACGCTCCATCACGCCAGGCCGCCCCACGGTGTGGCAGAACGTCGGGGAATTCCACGTTATGGCCCCGGATGCCGGCGACTGGGATGTCCAGACATGGAAAGAAATCGGCCAGGGCTACTCCCCGGAAACGGCCCAGATCATCGGAACCCGGGAGGCCCAGGACCTGAACTACGGTCCGGTGTCCCCGGGCTACAAAGCAGGTGACATGCTGGCATTCACCGGCCGGGCCCGCAATGAGGGGAGCCTCCCGGCCTCGGCGGTCCGGCTGGACGGACCAGGCACCGGGGCGTTTCCGCCGGCGGACCTGCTTCCCGGAGACGAGGCCCTGTACTTCACACCGACGTACACCGTGACGGCTGCGGACGTGGCCCGGGGTGCGGCGGAAGTCACCTATTCGGTGCAGGGCCAGTACGGGGCAGCCACCGTGTGCCGCACCCGGACGTTCCACTTTGACACGGCGACGGGGCAGGTCAGGACGGGACCGGATCCTGACAAGTGA
- a CDS encoding DUF1992 domain-containing protein — translation MAEETGNGGTSAFRRRVERAARFRAARTPGATAEEDAELAAADDEVRQRRAKVDDEARAEYLVRDAMAQGKFDNLKYAGKPIPGLGEGYDPDWWVRGLIQRENLTGMGPKAILLRTEDAGLDVRLDGQHSEKQVRDILADFNTRVIDARRQLQGGPPVVTKIRDLDAEVEHWRARKAAAAAAAASAVPVPEQAQPKMRRRWWRRLRDGAG, via the coding sequence ATGGCAGAAGAGACAGGCAACGGCGGGACCAGCGCCTTCCGGCGGCGGGTGGAACGCGCCGCCCGATTCCGCGCTGCCCGGACCCCCGGTGCGACGGCTGAGGAAGACGCGGAACTGGCCGCAGCCGACGATGAAGTCCGGCAGCGGCGGGCGAAGGTCGATGACGAAGCCAGGGCCGAGTACCTGGTCCGCGACGCCATGGCACAGGGGAAGTTCGACAACCTCAAGTACGCTGGGAAACCGATCCCCGGACTGGGGGAGGGCTACGATCCCGACTGGTGGGTCAGGGGCCTGATCCAGCGCGAGAATCTCACGGGGATGGGCCCGAAAGCCATCCTGCTCCGAACGGAGGACGCCGGTCTCGACGTGCGGCTGGACGGGCAGCACAGCGAGAAGCAGGTGCGGGACATCCTGGCGGACTTCAACACCCGGGTGATCGACGCCCGCCGGCAGCTGCAGGGTGGCCCGCCGGTGGTGACGAAAATTCGCGACCTCGACGCCGAAGTGGAGCACTGGCGCGCGCGAAAGGCGGCCGCGGCCGCCGCGGCCGCGTCAGCTGTCCCAGTGCCGGAGCAGGCGCAACCGAAGATGCGGCGTCGCTGGTGGCGGCGGTTGAGGGACGGTGCGGGCTAG
- a CDS encoding Na+/H+ antiporter, whose translation MDVALGLLVLVAVVCAGSALGRKINVSVPLLLVLAGVAGSFLPFVPTVELNPELVLVGLLPPLLYAAALRTSVFDFRANRRSIGLLSVGYVIFGTLAVGAVVWWLFPEIPLAAAIALGAVVAPPDAVAATAIARKVGMPRRIVSILEGESLVNDATALVCLRAAIAAIAGTVSAAEIGAGFLLAAGGGIAVGLAAAYVLTELRKRIHNVAINTTTSLMAPFVAYLPAEHIHASGVLAVVVAGLVMGTKAPSMPNGAARLSQRSNWATVQFLLENSVFLLIGLQVRTIIEGVQGDSLGAGRIWAGCAVILLAVLSLRPVWVFPATYLPRLIPAVRRNDPSPPWQYPAIVSWAGMRGVVTLAAVLVLPPDLEHRNVLILAAMVVVGGTLALQGFTLPVLVRLLNVEGPDRHEDALNQAALVQLATAAGVIRLEELRSDDDPPEVVSMLKRRTQERGLAAWERLGRPGSDAVTPSRRYARLRLAMLEAERAKVLELRRGGGYAHEVLSDVLDGLDVEESMLDAFESAPDLSGGAGTDRPAGACTHLASSTDRDVPDDAVCADCVREGTLSVHLRMCLDCGYVGCCDSSPGMHASRHHLATGHPVMRSIEPVEDWRWCYEDELLG comes from the coding sequence ATGGACGTCGCCTTAGGATTGCTTGTGCTCGTTGCCGTGGTGTGTGCCGGCAGCGCACTCGGCCGGAAGATCAACGTCTCGGTTCCTTTGCTGCTGGTGCTGGCCGGCGTCGCAGGATCGTTCCTGCCATTCGTCCCGACGGTTGAACTTAACCCCGAACTGGTCCTGGTGGGACTGCTCCCGCCGCTGCTGTACGCGGCGGCTCTCCGGACTTCGGTCTTCGATTTCAGGGCCAACCGCCGTTCAATCGGCCTCCTCTCCGTCGGATACGTCATTTTCGGGACCCTTGCTGTGGGTGCTGTCGTCTGGTGGCTCTTTCCCGAAATTCCGCTGGCCGCAGCGATCGCCCTGGGCGCCGTCGTTGCCCCGCCGGATGCCGTCGCCGCGACCGCCATCGCCCGGAAAGTGGGCATGCCGCGCCGGATCGTCAGCATCCTTGAAGGCGAATCACTGGTCAACGACGCCACCGCCCTGGTCTGCCTCCGCGCCGCCATCGCCGCCATCGCCGGGACCGTGTCCGCCGCGGAGATCGGGGCCGGTTTCCTGCTCGCCGCAGGCGGCGGCATAGCAGTGGGACTTGCCGCCGCCTATGTACTGACAGAGCTGCGGAAGCGAATCCACAACGTCGCCATCAATACCACGACGTCGCTGATGGCACCGTTTGTGGCCTACCTTCCGGCGGAGCACATCCACGCCTCGGGGGTTCTCGCCGTCGTTGTCGCCGGCCTGGTCATGGGCACCAAGGCCCCGTCAATGCCCAACGGCGCCGCGCGCCTAAGCCAGCGCAGCAATTGGGCCACGGTTCAGTTCCTGCTGGAGAACTCGGTGTTCCTGCTCATCGGCCTGCAGGTCCGGACCATCATCGAGGGCGTCCAGGGCGACTCCCTCGGGGCGGGCAGGATCTGGGCGGGCTGCGCGGTGATTCTTCTCGCGGTCCTGTCGCTGAGGCCCGTGTGGGTCTTCCCGGCTACGTATCTTCCCCGGCTGATCCCGGCCGTCCGCCGCAACGATCCCTCTCCGCCGTGGCAGTACCCCGCGATCGTCTCCTGGGCCGGTATGCGCGGCGTCGTCACGCTGGCCGCCGTGCTGGTACTCCCGCCCGACCTGGAACACCGGAATGTGCTGATCCTGGCCGCCATGGTGGTGGTGGGCGGCACCCTCGCACTGCAGGGGTTCACCCTGCCGGTGCTCGTCCGGCTGCTGAATGTCGAGGGACCGGACCGGCACGAGGACGCCCTGAATCAGGCCGCCCTCGTGCAACTGGCCACAGCGGCCGGGGTGATACGGCTGGAGGAGTTGCGGAGTGATGATGACCCGCCGGAGGTTGTATCCATGCTCAAGCGTCGGACGCAGGAACGCGGGCTCGCGGCGTGGGAGCGGCTGGGCCGGCCGGGCTCGGATGCCGTTACGCCCAGCCGGCGCTACGCCCGGCTCCGGCTGGCCATGCTGGAGGCGGAGCGCGCAAAAGTGCTTGAACTCCGGCGCGGCGGCGGCTACGCCCACGAGGTTCTGAGCGATGTACTGGACGGGCTCGATGTTGAAGAATCGATGCTGGACGCCTTTGAGAGTGCACCGGACCTGTCCGGCGGTGCGGGCACCGACCGGCCGGCCGGCGCCTGCACCCATCTTGCATCGTCGACGGACCGTGACGTCCCGGACGACGCGGTCTGCGCGGACTGCGTCCGGGAGGGAACACTGAGCGTTCACCTGCGCATGTGCCTTGACTGCGGCTACGTAGGCTGTTGCGATTCCTCGCCCGGGATGCATGCGTCACGGCATCACCTTGCCACCGGCCACCCGGTCATGCGCAGCATCGAACCGGTCGAGGACTGGCGCTGGTGCTACGAGGATGAGCTGCTGGGCTGA
- a CDS encoding LssY C-terminal domain-containing protein yields MTRPETRVAAPGSTVPYPVLDRVFFVVGGVSAVWLSSLLLQESFQWGWAQLWFLVVFWALLAYLVLPRLHRILTHVYVPDYFIGRARTSDGLLGDPVNVALLGSEPQLHAVMQAGGWTLADDVTLTSSRRIVVSTILRRSYLQAPVSPMFLFGRQQDFAYQQEIDGTPGKRHHVRFWRCPPGWLLPGGLAADWLAAGTYDRRVGLSLFTLQITHKIDGHTDGERDHIIGSIAQADTAAEVRIIRDFSAGYHTRNGGGDSIATDGDLPIVDLRRTAAPPTPSGPPSDSRDKRPAAIVVGAALAAARAAAAGLLALSLVIFPQEHIDALLLSGGARESNGGLTSGQAGLIFTATVVAVVLFAGTELMLAWLVFLGRGRARTLTMVLSTVAIGLQAAAVLNGGPGITLRSNLPGLTIDILLVLALSSDRARTYALRAHKEPKRDSSRPGGRTPF; encoded by the coding sequence ATGACAAGGCCTGAAACCCGTGTTGCGGCGCCCGGCAGTACGGTTCCGTATCCTGTGCTGGACCGCGTGTTTTTCGTGGTGGGCGGTGTCTCTGCCGTGTGGTTGTCCTCCCTGCTGCTGCAGGAGAGCTTCCAATGGGGCTGGGCGCAGCTCTGGTTCCTGGTAGTCTTTTGGGCGCTGCTCGCGTATCTGGTCCTCCCCCGGCTGCACCGGATCCTGACCCACGTCTACGTCCCGGACTACTTCATCGGCCGGGCACGCACAAGCGACGGGCTACTGGGCGATCCCGTCAACGTCGCCCTGTTGGGATCCGAACCCCAGCTCCACGCCGTGATGCAGGCCGGTGGATGGACACTGGCCGACGACGTGACGCTGACCAGCAGCCGCCGGATCGTCGTCTCCACCATCCTGCGCCGCAGCTATCTGCAAGCGCCGGTCAGCCCGATGTTCCTGTTCGGACGCCAACAGGATTTCGCCTACCAGCAGGAGATTGACGGGACCCCGGGGAAACGTCATCACGTCCGCTTCTGGCGCTGCCCGCCGGGGTGGCTGCTTCCGGGCGGACTGGCAGCAGACTGGCTGGCTGCCGGGACGTACGACCGCAGAGTGGGATTGTCCCTGTTCACACTGCAGATCACCCACAAGATTGACGGACACACTGACGGGGAACGCGATCACATCATCGGCAGCATTGCCCAAGCCGACACCGCCGCCGAAGTCAGGATCATCCGCGACTTTTCCGCCGGTTATCACACCCGCAACGGCGGCGGAGACAGCATCGCCACAGATGGTGACCTTCCCATCGTTGACCTCCGACGGACTGCGGCGCCGCCCACGCCGTCTGGGCCGCCGAGCGACAGCCGGGACAAGCGCCCCGCCGCGATTGTCGTCGGCGCTGCGCTGGCAGCAGCACGAGCGGCAGCGGCCGGTCTCCTCGCACTGTCACTGGTTATATTCCCGCAGGAGCATATAGATGCGTTACTTCTCTCCGGTGGCGCCAGGGAGTCCAATGGCGGCCTCACGTCCGGGCAGGCCGGGCTGATCTTCACCGCGACGGTTGTGGCGGTTGTGCTTTTCGCCGGGACGGAATTGATGCTCGCGTGGCTGGTTTTCCTTGGCCGGGGCCGGGCCAGGACTCTCACGATGGTCCTAAGCACCGTCGCGATCGGCCTGCAGGCCGCGGCGGTGCTCAACGGCGGCCCGGGGATCACCCTGCGCTCAAACCTGCCCGGGCTGACCATCGACATCCTGCTTGTTCTGGCGCTCTCGAGCGACCGGGCCCGCACCTATGCCCTGCGCGCACACAAAGAACCCAAACGGGATTCATCCAGGCCCGGCGGCCGGACGCCGTTCTGA
- a CDS encoding S8 family serine peptidase, with protein sequence MIIRAGSDHQRASAAAGFPRPPQRHARGRVPSRFRAALASAAALLLTAGALSAGAGSAPAAIPGTAGPAQSYIVVLQDSVADAGATAAAHQSTFGFAAARVYRDAVNGYAAEMTPAQAAQVAADPGVDFVTASRTFHEPQDPVSPTTQVAPFWWLRVGGAPADLRTSDGGGVSTSSGGSSDDDDRRAAVGVNVAVIDTGVDAAHPDLNVRGGVDCTSGSPVPVTPVDQHGHGTSVAGVIGARNNGLGIVGTAPGTPLWSVRVMDDAGLITEDSLICAIDWVTSTHKDEDKSNDIEVANISIGGQGTDTANCGKGTDPMHYAICRSVRKGVTYVVAAGNAGSDFADTVPATYDEVLTVTAMADFDGRPGGFGATTCGADDWAKIGQQDDGPAVFSNFATTSRDKAHTVAGPGVCMLSTAPGGYTVTNGTSFASPAVAGSVALCISHKACRGSGDDAMEDFLKLTRDYNKENHDFGFDGDPQHPVGSGRYFGYLTQIAKF encoded by the coding sequence ATGATCATTCGTGCCGGATCAGATCATCAGCGCGCATCTGCGGCGGCCGGTTTTCCGCGGCCGCCGCAGCGTCATGCACGCGGGAGGGTTCCTTCGCGCTTCAGAGCCGCGCTCGCCTCGGCCGCCGCGCTCCTGCTGACCGCCGGTGCGCTGAGCGCAGGCGCCGGATCCGCCCCGGCTGCCATTCCCGGGACCGCTGGGCCTGCACAAAGCTACATCGTGGTGCTGCAGGACTCCGTGGCGGATGCGGGCGCCACGGCTGCCGCGCATCAAAGCACCTTCGGTTTCGCCGCAGCCCGCGTCTACCGCGATGCGGTGAACGGGTACGCGGCGGAAATGACGCCCGCCCAGGCGGCGCAGGTCGCGGCCGATCCCGGCGTCGACTTCGTCACCGCGAGCCGGACCTTCCACGAACCGCAAGACCCCGTCAGCCCCACCACCCAGGTGGCGCCTTTCTGGTGGCTGCGGGTAGGTGGAGCCCCCGCCGACCTTCGGACCAGCGATGGCGGCGGTGTCAGCACCAGCAGCGGCGGCAGCAGTGACGACGACGACCGGCGAGCCGCCGTTGGCGTCAACGTGGCTGTGATCGACACTGGAGTCGATGCCGCCCACCCGGACCTCAATGTCCGCGGCGGCGTCGACTGCACCTCCGGCTCCCCTGTTCCCGTAACCCCGGTGGACCAGCACGGTCATGGCACGTCCGTCGCGGGAGTGATTGGCGCAAGGAACAACGGGCTCGGGATCGTCGGGACGGCGCCGGGGACCCCGCTGTGGTCCGTCCGGGTGATGGACGACGCCGGCCTGATCACGGAGGACAGCCTGATCTGCGCCATCGACTGGGTGACGTCTACCCATAAGGACGAGGACAAGAGCAACGACATCGAGGTGGCCAACATCAGCATCGGAGGGCAAGGCACCGACACGGCCAACTGCGGCAAGGGCACCGACCCGATGCACTACGCGATCTGCCGTTCGGTGCGCAAGGGCGTGACCTACGTCGTCGCCGCCGGTAATGCCGGCTCCGATTTCGCCGACACGGTCCCGGCGACCTACGACGAAGTGCTGACGGTGACCGCCATGGCGGACTTCGACGGCCGGCCCGGCGGATTCGGGGCCACAACGTGCGGAGCGGATGACTGGGCGAAGATCGGACAACAGGATGACGGCCCGGCCGTCTTTTCGAACTTCGCCACAACCTCCAGGGACAAAGCCCACACCGTCGCCGGCCCCGGAGTCTGCATGTTGTCCACCGCCCCCGGCGGTTACACCGTCACCAACGGGACCAGCTTCGCGAGCCCGGCCGTCGCAGGCTCGGTCGCTTTGTGCATCAGCCACAAGGCCTGCCGCGGCTCAGGCGATGACGCGATGGAAGATTTTTTGAAGCTGACCCGGGACTACAACAAGGAAAACCACGACTTCGGCTTCGACGGCGACCCGCAGCATCCGGTGGGCAGCGGCCGGTACTTTGGCTACCTGACCCAGATAGCCAAGTTCTGA
- a CDS encoding potassium channel family protein, which produces MTLATWSKYSEWPMLGVAVLFLAAYSAQVIASLRPAQHSALEAVFWVTWAVFAFDYAIHLWLAPRRKRWFLKNLHELALLILPVLRPLQLLRLITLMQFFHRAGGNALRGRIVAYVMASAALLIYAGALAVLDVEQNAEGSNLTTFGDALWWAMTTITTVGYGDHYPVTGLGRLVAAGLMVGGVAVIGVVTASVASWLVENVADRDTDAAGNDPALTREVARLSRQIDQLSAQLADRGQPAAHDGQENRA; this is translated from the coding sequence ATGACTTTAGCGACTTGGAGCAAATATTCGGAGTGGCCCATGCTTGGTGTGGCCGTGCTGTTCCTGGCGGCCTACTCGGCGCAAGTGATAGCGAGTCTGCGTCCGGCGCAGCACTCGGCCTTGGAAGCGGTGTTCTGGGTGACTTGGGCGGTCTTCGCCTTCGACTACGCGATACACCTGTGGCTGGCTCCCCGCCGCAAGCGGTGGTTCCTGAAGAACCTGCACGAACTGGCGCTCCTAATCCTCCCGGTCCTGCGGCCCTTACAACTGCTGCGGCTCATCACCCTGATGCAGTTCTTTCACCGGGCCGGCGGCAACGCGCTCCGCGGCCGCATCGTCGCCTACGTCATGGCCTCGGCTGCCCTGCTGATCTACGCCGGCGCGCTGGCGGTCCTCGACGTCGAACAGAACGCGGAGGGGTCCAACCTCACTACCTTCGGAGACGCACTGTGGTGGGCCATGACGACCATCACCACGGTGGGCTACGGCGACCATTACCCGGTGACCGGTCTCGGCCGGCTGGTCGCCGCGGGTCTGATGGTCGGCGGTGTGGCCGTCATCGGCGTCGTCACCGCATCCGTGGCATCGTGGCTGGTGGAAAACGTGGCCGATCGAGACACTGACGCAGCCGGGAATGACCCTGCCTTGACGCGTGAGGTGGCCCGGCTCTCGCGCCAGATCGACCAGCTCAGCGCCCAACTCGCTGACCGCGGCCAGCCGGCCGCGCACGATGGCCAGGAGAACCGGGCGTAG
- a CDS encoding LLM class flavin-dependent oxidoreductase, whose translation MKRIGFLSFGHWSPAPGSRTRTAQDMLLQSIELAAAAEELGIDGAFFRVHHFARQQASPFPLLAAVAARTRRIEIGTGVIDMRYENPLYMAEEAAATDLISGSRLQLGISRGSPEPARNGAAAFGYVPAEGETDADMARRHTGDFRRSISGAEMVEADPRYAGGATGRLPVQPQSPGLSERVWWGAGTRKTAVWAAEMGMNLMSSTLLTEDTGVPFDELQAEQIGLFRQAWADAGHERPPRISVSRSVLPITDEEDQSYFGLSALRGGRDQVGRLDGTLARFGKSYVGAPDVLAGQLAADAAVQAADTLLLTIPNQLGVEYNAKLLDNVLQHVAPAIGWSPADSGLRN comes from the coding sequence ATGAAGCGTATTGGTTTCCTTTCTTTCGGCCATTGGTCCCCCGCCCCGGGCTCCCGGACCCGGACAGCGCAGGACATGCTCCTGCAGAGCATCGAACTCGCCGCCGCTGCTGAAGAACTCGGCATCGACGGCGCGTTCTTCCGCGTCCATCACTTCGCGCGCCAGCAGGCCTCGCCGTTCCCGCTGCTCGCCGCGGTCGCCGCACGCACCCGCCGGATTGAGATCGGCACCGGCGTGATCGACATGCGCTACGAAAATCCCCTCTACATGGCCGAAGAGGCCGCTGCCACCGACCTCATCAGCGGCAGTCGGCTGCAGCTGGGAATCAGCCGCGGCTCACCTGAGCCGGCCCGCAACGGTGCTGCGGCGTTCGGCTATGTCCCGGCCGAGGGGGAGACCGACGCTGACATGGCGCGCCGGCACACCGGGGATTTCCGCCGGTCCATCAGCGGCGCCGAAATGGTGGAGGCGGATCCGCGCTACGCCGGCGGCGCCACCGGCCGGCTGCCGGTGCAGCCGCAATCCCCGGGACTCTCCGAACGGGTCTGGTGGGGTGCCGGGACGCGGAAGACCGCGGTGTGGGCTGCCGAAATGGGCATGAACCTGATGAGCTCCACCTTGTTGACCGAGGACACGGGGGTGCCCTTCGACGAACTCCAGGCCGAGCAGATCGGGCTCTTCCGCCAGGCCTGGGCGGATGCCGGCCATGAGCGCCCGCCGCGGATTTCGGTCAGCCGCAGCGTCCTGCCCATCACCGACGAGGAAGACCAGAGCTACTTCGGTCTTTCCGCCCTCCGCGGAGGCCGTGACCAGGTGGGCCGGCTGGACGGCACCCTGGCGCGCTTCGGCAAGAGCTACGTCGGCGCGCCGGACGTCCTGGCCGGGCAACTGGCGGCAGACGCAGCGGTCCAGGCCGCCGATACCCTCTTGCTGACCATCCCGAACCAATTGGGCGTCGAGTACAACGCCAAGCTCCTCGACAACGTTCTCCAACATGTCGCGCCGGCGATCGGCTGGTCGCCGGCGGACTCCGGGCTGCGGAACTGA